GTCATTATTGTTTCCGTAAATATCACTTAAAAGGCGATTTATCTGCTTTAAAATACAAAGCAAAGCTCTTTCCTTATGCGCCAATCATTGCCATGCTGATGATTGTTGCGATTGTTGCAGGGCAGGTTTATACCATCGATGGTAAGATGACAGCTTCAGTTATTTTAGAGCAATATGGTGCACTGATTGTCTTTATTGGGATTATCATCTTCCATAAAATATTTTCGAAAAAACAAAGTTCTGAATCTGGTGTGAGCTACTCTGCTTGGGATCATGAAGCAGAAAAATTGCCACACTAATGAAAATAGCTTGTTGAGCGAAAAGGGCCTGCTGGTCCTTTTTTGTGATTTATTTTTCTTATTTTTCTCCAGAAAAAAATTCTGCCCCTCGCATGATTATCTGGTGAGAATATGAAATTACTAAACTCAAATCTAGCTGAGTTAAAAAATTATTTTCATTGACTATGCTTTGCTTACTGGCACTAAATGGAAGCAGCACAGTGAAGTTGGCGGTACGTTTTAAACAAAAATTACTCAATTATAAATCGGTTTTCTATGCTTATTGGGCATTATTCACAAAGGTCTATCCTCGTTATGACACAGATTATTACTTAGCTGAAATTGAAAAAATGCTTAACTGTGGCAGTGATGAAGGTGGCTTTGCTTTATTCGGTTGCTACCACTGTGGTAAAGGCCACCACAAAATCTTCTTCAGTTGCAAGAGTGAAGTGTGCTACAAGTCAGCAAACCAATTAACGACGGTGTGGGCTGGGGAGTGGGACTTTTGACGTGAGAGAATAACAGGCTTTTGCCCATGCTCTGGTCGGCCTTTTTTCTTAATGCTTGCTTAAGTTGCTTATTCAATGTCTTGATAGATGACTATTTTTGTAAAGATGGATTGCTTTTTTATATAAACAGTGGGATAATATCGATTGATCATAATTTTTTTATAACTTATAAAATATTTGAGAAGTTAATGAAAAGGTATTACTCTTTTTTGCTGTTATTCAGTATTGCGCTCTCTATCAATTCATTTTCATATGATGGGAGAACTGTAACAATTAAAAACAATACTAACCTCAAAATGGAAATTAGTATTGTGGATATTTCAAGTTGCATGTACACAGGGCATGGCGGCTCGAATTCGATGGATACAATTAACCGAGGTACAACAATCGCCCCCACAGTTCTATACAAATGTACGAAGAGGCTAAAGGGTCGGGTTGGCACTGCTTTTGGCAAAGTGGTGCCAACTATACGATTAAGGCAGCAGTTGCTGTTGCACCTTACATTTTTACTTCGATGAGAGTTGATATTAGCGGAGATGGGCCTAGTCACCCTGTACCAAGATACTATAAGACCTCTAATCAAACCGATAATAAGATCCAATTTAGTCATGATTTTGTTATCAGTCGACAGTGATAAAGTATAATCTGCTGAGAAAAAACGAAAATAATTGTTTAACTNNNNNNNNNNNNNNNNNNNNNNNNNNNNNNNNNNNNNNNNNNNNNNNNNNNNNNNNNNNNNNNNNNNNNNNNNNNNNNNNNNNNNNNNNNNNNNNNNNNNNNNNNNNNNNNNNNNNNNNNNNNNNNNNNNNNNNNNNNNNNNNNNNNNNNNNNNNNNNNNNNNNNNNNNNNNNNNNNNNNNNNNNNNNNNNNNNNNNNNNNNNNNNNNNNNNNNNNNNNNNNNNNNNNNNNNNNNNNNNNNNNNNNNNNNNNNNNNNNNNNNNNNNNNNTTTTTTAATAATAAAGAATTTAGCAAACTTTTTCATGATTTGTTTTTCTTGTTTTTCTCCAGAAAAAAATTCTGCCTCTCGCATGATTATCTAGTGAAAATATGAAATTATTAAACTCAAATCTAGCCGAGTTAAAAAATTATTTTCATTGACTATGCTTTTCTTACTGGTATTCAATGCAAATAATGTAGTTTAAGGTGCTTGCCAAACAAAATTAATCAGTTTATAAATCAATTTTATCATTAGTAGTTGGCTTAGGTTGATATTCTGATGAAGTTAAATCAAAAGGCTAGAATAACAGATCTAGCCTATATTTTTTTGAAGTTACTTTAAGTACTCTGTTGCTATTTTTTTCATAAATGTTTTATCTTTTTTTACTGCATCAATGCCTTTTTGGTAAGCTTCAACAGTTGCTTTGTCAACAGATAGGTTAAAAGCATAATAAAGCTCGCCTTTTTTCAAAGCGTATACGACTTTAAATTTGCTCGTGTCAATATTGTTTTTCTTCATTAAATCAATAGCGCCACTTTGCTCATAGGCAAACATGTCCGCACGCTTTTTTTCTACCATACGAGTGAGTAAGGTAAACTTGTTAAGTTGATTAATATTTGTAGTAGGCACATTATTACTGCCTAATAAAATAGCTCCAATGTCGCCTCGGATTGCTGCGAATTTGTACTTCTTCAGATCTGCAGCATTACTGATGGTAATGTTGCTATCTGCCAAAGCAAAAACAACAATTTTAGTTTGAGCAATAGGTCCAGCCCATTTAAATAGGGTTTCGCGTTCTTCAGTTCTTGTTGTCGCAAACAGCATATTTTTAAGGCCGGGTTTTTGTGCTTGGGAGTAACCCCTTGCCCAAGGAAGGACTCTGACTTTATCTATTTTTTGTGGCGCATTAATTTTTGTGATAACTTCGGCTAATAAATCAACAGCGTATCCTTTAAGTTTTTTATCTTTATCAAGATAGTTAAAAGGGGGATAATCTTCAGTCATGATATTGAGCTTTTGTATACCGTAACTAGAAAAGCTCAACAAAATTATACTGATTGCGATAATAACTTGTTGAAAACGTTTCATTGAAGGCACTCCTAACGTTAGAGGTCACTCTAAAGGATAGTTGGTTTTATTGAAAGTGAGTGTCTAAAACAATCATCTATTTTTAACTTATTGTTATTTATGTGAAAATATTTTTTATAATCCGATTGGGTTGTGAGGCATGAGGATTAAAGCTTTTGAGAGTGGTTTATGAAAAGTGTATTGGTTTTATTGGCTATGCTTTTTTTATTTTTATTGGGTCAGCTCAATTATGCGATAGAAAAAGTAACGATAATGACAGAGGAGTATCCACCCTACAATTATACCAATGGGCTAACTGGTGAGCCTGACGGGTTTTCAGTTGCTTTGTTAGAGAAAGTGTATGATTATTTAGGTATTAATTTTAGCACAAAAAAAGTTCACGTATTACCTTGGCCTCGAGGTTATGCACTAGTACAACGTCCCGAGCTAAAAAATATGTTGTTCTCGACCACGAGAACAGCGGAGCGAGAATCTTTGTTTAAATGGGCTGGACCTATTGCTCAAACTAAAATTGTTGTTTTTGCTTTGGCAGATAGCAACGTTACCATCAGTAATGCTGTAGATCTGAAGAAGTATAAATTCGCAGCAATTCGGGGAGATATCGGGGGGACTTTTGCTTGCAGAGCATGGAGTACAAGCGGCCAATGTACACTTACTTAATAAATTTATTTTATTAATTAAAGCAATAGAGTATAACCGTGCAGATGTATTTGCTTATGAGGAGAATGTCGCAAAACACTTGATGCAGAAAAACTTGATTCCACCAGGAACCTTTGTGCCTATTTATACCCTAAGTGAGGGCGAACTCTATTATACATTTAATGCCTCGGTTGATGATAGGGTTGTTGAGGTCTTTCAACGTGCATTAGATGTGATCAAGAAAAATGAGGCATTTATAGAAGGGATTACAAATAAATATTTAAAATAAATTAATATAATTAAAATGTTAATTTGAAATTTTGAAGCAAGAAATTAATGTTTTAGTAGATTGATTTTTCTAGAGATTAATATGAGTATAACACATCAGCTGCTCTCCCTTTTCGCCAAATCGATGATCTTTACAAGAAGTTTGAGCATTATTTAAAGCTAAATCAATTAGTCATACAAGCGCCAAGCTCAGAGAGCCTAAAAGACCACTTTTTATCAGTGAGGTTGTTATGGCTTTAATTATGGTTACGTTTATCCACTTTATTGTGGTTTTCTATTTCCAAGAAAAAAGTCAGCATGATATGAGTGGTTATGGATTAGAAGGTGGGTTGTCTTGAACGCTTCGTGTTACACCATACAGCTTGAAATGGTTGTTGCTGAGTTCTATTGGGATTGCTGAAAGGCAGTCTTTGGTGTTTAAGTGGCAAGTGACTTTAGATTTTGACTTGGAGTATATAAAATACATGGCATATTAAAGAGTTTTTTCTAAACTTAATACTAGAGAGCAGTATTACGGGGAACCATTTTGAAAGCGGTACTCACTGTAATCATATTACAATTTCTATTAATACCAGTATATTATGCAAAACTGATTACAATAGCAGCTCCAAATGATACACCACCCTATGTTTTTGAAAAGGGGAAAGATAAAGGGATACACTTAGAAATCATTGAGCAGGCTCTTGCTGAGTCAGGGCACACCGTACGTTTTATTTTTTATCCTTGGCCACGGCTTCCTTATTCTCTACAAAATAAGAATGTCGATGTTATGATTGATGTTGACCAATCGGTAAAATCAAAAAATGTCTATTTATCAGTTCCTGCTTTTACATTTCACGATTACGCCATTTCACTTTCAGCAAGAAATATTAATATCACAAGCATAACTCAACTAGCACAATATCGAGTTACTGCTTTTAAAACAGCCTCTATTATCCTGGGAAATAAGTTTAAAGATATTGTTAGTACAGCTAGAAGTTATGACGAGATTTTAAAACACCAATCAGCATTAGGCCAGTTATTGTTAAATCGAACAGATATTGTCGTATGGGATAAATATATTTTTCAGCATGCCTTAACAAGCCAAGAAACAGTAAATAATCTTAGAAGGCTTGGCATCAAAACAATTCCTCGCTTAGAGTACAGTAATATTTTTCCAAAACTCTATTATTACGCCGCATTTAAGGACAAAGAATTAAGGGATCAGTTTAATTTTGGCTTTAACCAGCTCAATAATAAAAATAAAATCAATGAAATCTATGATAAGTATACGGCCTTAAGATCTAAATAGCCTTGCATGACTGTATTAGGGGTGCGACTAACATTATAGCAATATGCTAATATATTTGGAGATCTGAATTTATAAAATGTTATAGATTAGTTGTTGATTAATAATGAAATAACCAAGAAATATATGTTTTTATTGTTCTACATATTTTATTTAGGAGCTATATGGTATTGAATAGATTTTTTCTAGAGGATAAAACACTTATCCATAGGGTTAACGATGCATAAATTCTGCTAATCTAAATAGTAGAATGTCAACTTATTTAAGGTCTGATATGATTAAATTGGCTAGGACTACAATAGTGGTGCTGCTCTTTTTTGAAGTTATTGTTGCTTCAGCATCAGTTAAGAAAATATTAGTAGTCAATAGTTATCATCCTAGCTTTCAGTGGGATCAAGATTACAGTCGTGCTATACACGATACTTTTAAAGATTCGAAAAAATATCAGCTTAAGCACTACTATATGGACACAAAGCGTATTCCAAAATCAGAGTATCAGCAGTCTGCAAACCGTGCTATTAAAGTGTACGAGGAATATCGACCTAATATTGTAATTTTAGGAGATGATAATGCACTAAAATATGTAGGCCCTATTTTAGAAAAACGAGGGACACCTTTTGTTTATTTGGGTATAAATAATACTCCACGAGCTTATCTAAATATGTTTGATCATAGCTCAGGTGTGTTAGAGCGACCAATTTTGAAGCGTAATATTTATCTATTAAAAAAAATATTATTACCTCAGCCTAAAAAAGTGCTTTTACTCTTTGATGATGGGAATACTTCACAAGTTTTGTTAAATTATTTTTCTGGAAATATTACAAAAGTTAATGGTGTTGAAGTACATATTAAGTTAATTAAGTTCATTGAAACGTGGTATCAAACTGTTTTAACGAGTAAAGCTAAAGGTTACGATGCCGTTTTCATTGGCCTTTACCAGACGCTTGTGAATAAAGCAGGAGAACATGTTAAGGCCGATGATATCATTCACTGGACATCGAAGCATTCACCTTTACCTTTATTTGCTTTTTGGTCTTTTGCTGTAGGAAAAGACAAAGCGATATGGGGGGCTTGTATTAAATGGCTATGATCAAGGCTTACTTGCGGCGCAACTGGCAAAAGAGTATTTGCTGAATGGTAAGTTCAGTCATCAGTATGCTATTACTTCTGATAAAGGAGTATATTATTACAGTAAATCACAATTGAAGAGATGGGGTATTCAACTCCCTATTTCGATAGCGGATAAAACCATTTACACAGAATAAGGACTCGGTAGATAATTCTGTGTAAAGGTTATGTTTGAATATACTCAGCTAAACAGCCTTCAAGCTTAATCATAAGTTAATTCAAGGCTATTTTTCAACTTTTTTTGCTGCTGTTATGTACAGTATAAGTTGATATGCATCTCGTGTAGGTTAATGAAGGTTATACGGTACTTGTTAGCTCTACATTGGCCGTCATTTCAACCTTGGTGGTCACATTGCTGCTATTGTTGCTGACGGCTGCTTGTTCTGCATTCGCAGCGCCCATAGCGAAGCTTTTTAACATAACAGGTTGAATACGTGGAATATTATTACTGTGCCAATATTGAATTGATTTAATTTTAAACTCTTTATTTGTTAATTTATTATAGGATTTTATTTCTTGCTGTATTTCTTTATAGAGTTTTAAGCGCATTTTTGCCCATTTGTTTTCGAATTGGTTCGAGGTTGGGCTGTAGCTAATATCAACAACTTTAAAACTCATGCCAGGCTTATCATAAGATTTGTAGCGTGATGTAAGCTTGTTAATATTTTTCATACCGACACGTTGCACGATTAATACTTTGTATTGTGGCAACCCTGAATCTGATTTGGTTTGCATGACTTGCTCGATGCGAGCATTTTTCTCTGTTTTTAATACAGGGGCTAGAATTGTTTCGAATGAACGTTGATCGCCGGTCGCAGTAATGCTGGCAAGCACTGAAACTTTAGCGCTTTGAACTTGCACATAGTTTTCGTCTTTAATCGAAAATTTGATTGTTTCAGCATTATTTTGGGCCGGTGGAGGTGGCGGTGCGGCGAATGCTGGAGCTGTGATCATTGTAGCCAAAAACAGACTGGATAGTGCTTTTTTCATGAAGGTTCCCTCGATTTTGTCATCACAAGGGTTTAGCATAAATTAGTTTTAATGTCGATTGCAAGGCTAGGCTTGTTCTATATGTAGAATTTTAATGACATAAAAAATAGATCGTTTAATTTCTTTTTATTAATAGATGATGACGAATCTGAATGAGTAGTACCAGATAGGATAAAGGCCATAGCAGTAAGTGAGTTATTCTGATATGCCACCTGTCAGAGAGTCGTGTTTTAATTTTTGCGGGCACTTGGCGATAAAGAAAAATAGAGATGAGTAAATAAGCGTAAAAAGTAAGCAGGTGAACACTAAGAACGATAGAAAAAAAAAGTA
This genomic stretch from Piscirickettsia litoralis harbors:
- a CDS encoding substrate-binding periplasmic protein, giving the protein MKSVLVLLAMLFLFLLGQLNYAIEKVTIMTEEYPPYNYTNGLTGEPDGFSVALLEKVYDYLGINFSTKKVHVLPWPRGYALVQRPELKNMLFSTTRTAERESLFKWAGPIAQTKIVVFALADSNVTISNAVDLKKYKFAAIRGDIGGTFACRAWSTSGQCTLT
- a CDS encoding sugar ABC transporter, which codes for MIKLARTTIVVLLFFEVIVASASVKKILVVNSYHPSFQWDQDYSRAIHDTFKDSKKYQLKHYYMDTKRIPKSEYQQSANRAIKVYEEYRPNIVILGDDNALKYVGPILEKRGTPFVYLGINNTPRAYLNMFDHSSGVLERPILKRNIYLLKKILLPQPKKVLLLFDDGNTSQVLLNYFSGNITKVNGVEVHIKLIKFIETWYQTVLTSKAKGYDAVFIGLYQTLVNKAGEHVKADDIIHWTSKHSPLPLFAFWSFAVGKDKAIWGACIKWL
- a CDS encoding substrate-binding periplasmic protein, which encodes MKAVLTVIILQFLLIPVYYAKLITIAAPNDTPPYVFEKGKDKGIHLEIIEQALAESGHTVRFIFYPWPRLPYSLQNKNVDVMIDVDQSVKSKNVYLSVPAFTFHDYAISLSARNINITSITQLAQYRVTAFKTASIILGNKFKDIVSTARSYDEILKHQSALGQLLLNRTDIVVWDKYIFQHALTSQETVNNLRRLGIKTIPRLEYSNIFPKLYYYAAFKDKELRDQFNFGFNQLNNKNKINEIYDKYTALRSK
- a CDS encoding type 2 periplasmic-binding domain-containing protein; protein product: MLAEHGVQAANVHLLNKFILLIKAIEYNRADVFAYEENVAKHLMQKNLIPPGTFVPIYTLSEGELYYTFNASVDDRVVEVFQRALDVIKKNEAFIEGITNKYLK
- a CDS encoding transposase zinc-binding domain-containing protein, whose amino-acid sequence is MKLAVRFKQKLLNYKSVFYAYWALFTKVYPRYDTDYYLAEIEKMLNCGSDEGGFALFGCYHCGKGHHKIFFSCKSEVCYKSANQLTTVWAGEWDF
- a CDS encoding substrate-binding periplasmic protein translates to MKRFQQVIIAISIILLSFSSYGIQKLNIMTEDYPPFNYLDKDKKLKGYAVDLLAEVITKINAPQKIDKVRVLPWARGYSQAQKPGLKNMLFATTRTEERETLFKWAGPIAQTKIVVFALADSNITISNAADLKKYKFAAIRGDIGAILLGSNNVPTTNINQLNKFTLLTRMVEKKRADMFAYEQSGAIDLMKKNNIDTSKFKVVYALKKGELYYAFNLSVDKATVEAYQKGIDAVKKDKTFMKKIATEYLK